A region of Candidatus Neomarinimicrobiota bacterium DNA encodes the following proteins:
- a CDS encoding ISL3 family transposase, with protein sequence MKSKELYQQILGIEYPWEVTGVELSLEDEEVLVKVEYVSNTAKCPECGRECSIYDHRRERRWRHLDTCQLKTFIVCSVPRVKCSKHGVLSIEVPWSESHSRFTILFERLAIDMLLLFKKQKKVGEILRISFDQVHRIMQRAVERGLSRRELSGEISYVGIDEKSYRRGHSYITVLTDIDKKRVLGLIEGRQKSSALSLIRNTLDTKQREGVKAVCMDMWRPYINATRECLKSADIVHDRFHLMKYLNNAVDSVRREEMRAISIKERKILKGSRYIFLKNQEKWTDKQRTRFQQIRDINLKTSQAWLVKENFREYFNSQSINDAKFFFTEWVYNARETGLRPIIEVVNLFIKHTSGIINYVIHKITNSISETMNSIIQEIIFTARCFKRYENLRTAIMFFLGGLSLYP encoded by the coding sequence ATGAAGAGCAAGGAATTATATCAGCAGATATTAGGGATTGAATATCCCTGGGAAGTTACCGGGGTTGAACTTTCTCTTGAAGATGAAGAGGTTCTTGTTAAGGTTGAATACGTGTCTAACACAGCGAAATGTCCTGAGTGTGGTAGAGAATGTAGTATTTACGATCATCGAAGGGAGAGGAGATGGAGGCACTTAGATACCTGTCAACTAAAGACCTTTATAGTATGTTCAGTTCCACGGGTTAAATGTTCAAAGCATGGTGTATTAAGTATAGAAGTTCCCTGGTCGGAGTCTCATAGTCGTTTTACAATTTTATTTGAGAGATTAGCCATAGACATGTTATTGTTATTTAAGAAACAGAAGAAGGTAGGAGAGATATTACGAATAAGTTTTGATCAGGTACACAGGATAATGCAAAGGGCTGTAGAGAGGGGTTTATCCCGTCGGGAGTTGAGTGGAGAGATAAGTTATGTAGGTATAGATGAGAAGAGTTATCGTCGAGGACATAGTTACATAACAGTGTTAACAGATATTGATAAAAAGCGTGTATTAGGACTTATTGAAGGTAGACAAAAAAGTTCGGCTTTATCGTTAATCAGAAACACATTAGACACAAAGCAACGAGAGGGAGTAAAAGCGGTTTGCATGGATATGTGGAGACCATACATAAATGCTACCAGAGAATGTTTAAAGTCAGCAGATATAGTCCACGATAGATTTCATTTAATGAAATATCTGAACAATGCGGTTGATTCAGTAAGAAGAGAAGAGATGAGGGCTATATCTATTAAAGAGAGAAAGATTCTCAAGGGTAGTCGATATATCTTTCTTAAGAATCAAGAGAAGTGGACTGATAAGCAAAGGACAAGATTTCAACAGATACGTGATATTAATCTAAAGACCTCTCAAGCATGGTTAGTGAAAGAGAACTTCAGAGAATATTTTAACAGTCAATCAATAAATGATGCAAAGTTCTTTTTTACAGAGTGGGTTTATAATGCAAGAGAGACGGGATTAAGGCCAATTATTGAGGTAGTAAATCTTTTTATCAAACATACATCAGGTATAATCAATTATGTCATACATAAGATTACCAATTCGATATCAGAGACAATGAATTCGATTATTCAAGAGATTATTTTTACAGCCAGGTGTTTTAAGAGATATGAAAATCTAAGAACAGCTATCATGTTTTTTCTCGGTGGATTAAGCCTTTACCCATAA
- a CDS encoding acyl-CoA dehydrogenase family protein, whose translation MENFFIDNKDLLFHFEKLNLEEIVRIIEDDYTQTERFPYAPSDYGDAMDSYRKVLEIVGDISANIIAPSAEDVDREGNRLVDGKVYYAEGTKENLNRLSQAELMGMTLPREYGGLNFPTSIYMMAIEMVSRADASLMNLFGLQDIAETINKYGSEEQKREFLPGFASGKFTGAMALTEPDAGSDLQAVKLSAYQDENGTWRLRGVKRFITNGCGDVLLVLARSEPGTKDARGLSLFVCYNDDSLVVRRIEDKLGIHGSPTCELQFNDTPAQMIGQRKFGLIKYVMDLMNGARLGVSAQALGIAQAAYEEALKYARERVQFGRPIYDIPVVTNMLIDMKVSLEACRSLLYSTSYWVDLKNALEKKIKKYKAVGKDFSEDNKRLKEVTKIANMLTPMTKYVITETSNKICYDALQIHGGTGYMKDFTIERLYRDVRITNIYEGTSQMQIVAAIGGVINDILQDYFNEKMNKQYRGNLSRLNEILKKIREIFLESLEYVREKKDNDFQDVAAQDLVELYSYLYIGYLLLDEAEINNRKIYIANRYIIDALGKANRNIERIKNEEFSDIMHADEILL comes from the coding sequence ATGGAGAATTTTTTTATAGATAATAAGGATTTACTTTTTCACTTTGAAAAACTAAATCTGGAAGAGATAGTAAGAATTATTGAGGATGATTATACACAGACGGAGAGATTTCCCTATGCACCATCCGACTACGGAGATGCGATGGATAGTTATAGAAAAGTTTTGGAAATTGTGGGTGATATTTCAGCAAATATTATTGCGCCAAGTGCGGAAGATGTTGATAGAGAGGGTAATAGATTAGTAGATGGAAAGGTTTATTATGCCGAAGGGACAAAAGAAAATCTTAATAGATTGTCTCAGGCTGAACTGATGGGAATGACTCTGCCAAGGGAATATGGTGGGTTAAATTTTCCTACATCGATTTACATGATGGCGATAGAAATGGTTTCCCGTGCTGACGCGTCGCTAATGAATTTATTTGGGCTTCAGGATATAGCGGAGACAATAAATAAATATGGTAGTGAGGAGCAGAAGAGGGAATTTCTCCCTGGATTTGCAAGTGGCAAATTTACAGGTGCTATGGCTTTGACAGAGCCCGATGCAGGATCTGATTTACAGGCTGTTAAACTTTCTGCGTATCAAGATGAGAATGGTACATGGCGTTTGAGAGGCGTGAAGAGATTTATTACAAACGGATGTGGCGATGTATTGCTTGTATTAGCACGCTCCGAGCCAGGGACAAAAGATGCAAGAGGTTTAAGTTTATTTGTCTGCTACAATGACGATTCACTAGTAGTTAGAAGGATTGAGGATAAACTTGGAATTCACGGATCACCTACATGTGAACTACAGTTCAACGATACACCTGCACAGATGATTGGGCAAAGAAAGTTTGGATTAATAAAATATGTTATGGATTTGATGAATGGAGCAAGACTTGGTGTCTCCGCTCAGGCTCTGGGCATAGCTCAGGCAGCTTATGAAGAGGCTTTGAAATATGCAAGGGAAAGGGTACAGTTTGGACGTCCAATTTACGATATACCTGTGGTAACAAATATGCTGATTGATATGAAAGTATCGCTTGAAGCATGTAGGTCTTTATTGTATTCTACGTCTTATTGGGTGGATTTAAAAAATGCTCTTGAGAAAAAGATAAAAAAATATAAAGCCGTCGGAAAAGATTTTTCTGAGGATAACAAAAGGTTGAAAGAGGTTACTAAAATTGCCAATATGCTTACTCCGATGACAAAATATGTAATTACAGAGACGTCAAATAAAATATGTTATGATGCCCTCCAAATTCATGGTGGTACTGGCTATATGAAAGATTTTACAATTGAAAGACTTTATCGTGATGTAAGGATAACAAATATTTACGAAGGTACATCTCAGATGCAAATAGTAGCAGCGATAGGTGGTGTTATAAATGATATTCTTCAGGATTATTTTAATGAAAAGATGAATAAGCAGTATCGGGGAAATCTTAGTAGATTGAACGAAATTTTGAAGAAAATAAGGGAGATATTTCTGGAGTCTCTGGAATATGTTAGAGAAAAGAAGGATAACGATTTTCAGGATGTAGCAGCACAGGACCTTGTGGAGTTATACAGTTACCTATATATCGGATATTTACTTCTGGATGAAGCAGAAATTAATAATAGAAAGATCTATATTGCCAATCGTTACATAATCGATGCACTCGGCAAAGCAAATAGAAATATTGAGAGAATTAAAAACGAAGAATTCTCCGATATCATGCACGCAGATGAGATTCTTTTATAA